One Malus domestica chromosome 11, GDT2T_hap1 genomic region harbors:
- the LOC103412861 gene encoding small polypeptide DEVIL 13 gives MDEKWKLPKNKHEGTSSSSSSSKFAFTRSSSTRSTSSLLRSNSQKSNASSSKCPLPRSFSQKSSSISRKCSSLAKEQKARFYIMRRCVAMLVCWRGD, from the coding sequence ATGGATGAGAAGTGGAAGCTACCAAAGAACAAGCACGAAGGCACTTCATCATCAAGTTCTTCTTCCAAGTTTGCCTTCACAAGAAGTTCATCAACCAGAAGCACATCTTCCTTGCTGAGAAGCAATTCACAAAAAAGCAATGCCTCTAGCTCCAAGTGTCCTCTTCCAAGAAGCTTCTCACAAAAGAGCTCTTCCATTAGCCGCAAGTGCAGTAGCCTTGCCAAGGAACAGAAGGCTAGATTCTACATCATGAGAAGATGTGTTGCTATGCTTGTTTGTTGGCGTGGtgattaa